Proteins from a genomic interval of Kitasatospora herbaricolor:
- a CDS encoding ABC transporter transmembrane domain-containing protein, with protein MPLKPLPLPDPGSPDLSSPLAFLRWLQRSQRRGQVLSTCWALLEMGCRAALPLPLGQGVQAAVDGDAAGIWRAGAFALALSAVAAGGTVLLHRQAVWNWITAATQVRQLVARQASRLGAGLSRRIATGEIVAVGSGDVEKIGWYVELVARVRAAVLVWLGVSAVVLTVQPLLGLVVLLGVPVLAASVWPLLGPFEKRYAEQRALGGKATELAADTVAGLRVLRGIGGEELFLARYRAASQKVRAAAVRATRLSSLMQAQQVLLPGLFVVGVTWYGAHLAATGRIGIGTLVSVYGATAFLAAPLRILGEAAHAWSVARVSAGRATRVLALTRTSGTPDAALARPERADLHDPLTGLTARAGELTAVVCGDPDFAGELAERLGGHVPPAEGDAPAPEQHAVRLGGTSLDAVPLAEARAAVLVHDKEPVLLSGTLAELLDVPASGRIEPAEALAAARAEDVLDALVDGSPDCGGDPMRAVITERGRSLSGGQRQRLALARSLFADPPVLVLDEPTSAVDAHTESRIAAGLRRSRAGRTTVVLATSPLLLDQADRVLLVHQGRVTAAGTHRELLHREPLYRAVVTREEDPAPVAAVPASVREAV; from the coding sequence ATGCCGCTCAAACCCCTGCCGCTGCCCGATCCCGGCAGTCCCGATCTCTCCTCGCCGCTCGCCTTCCTGCGCTGGCTCCAGCGCAGCCAACGGCGCGGCCAGGTGCTCTCCACCTGCTGGGCGCTGCTGGAGATGGGCTGCCGGGCGGCCCTGCCGCTGCCGCTCGGCCAGGGCGTCCAGGCCGCCGTCGACGGCGACGCCGCCGGAATCTGGCGGGCCGGGGCCTTCGCCCTGGCGCTGTCGGCCGTCGCCGCCGGCGGCACCGTGCTGCTGCACCGCCAGGCCGTCTGGAACTGGATCACCGCCGCCACCCAGGTCCGCCAGCTGGTCGCCCGGCAGGCCTCCCGGCTCGGCGCCGGCCTCTCCCGCCGGATCGCCACCGGCGAGATCGTCGCGGTGGGCAGCGGCGACGTCGAGAAGATCGGCTGGTACGTCGAGCTGGTCGCCCGGGTCCGGGCCGCCGTCCTGGTCTGGCTCGGCGTGAGCGCCGTCGTGCTCACCGTCCAGCCGCTGCTCGGCCTGGTGGTCCTGCTCGGCGTGCCGGTGCTGGCCGCTTCGGTGTGGCCGCTGCTCGGGCCCTTCGAGAAGCGGTACGCCGAGCAGCGCGCGCTCGGCGGCAAGGCCACCGAGCTGGCCGCGGACACCGTCGCCGGGCTGCGCGTGCTGCGCGGCATCGGCGGCGAGGAGCTCTTCCTGGCCCGGTACCGCGCCGCCTCGCAGAAGGTCCGGGCGGCCGCGGTCCGGGCCACCCGGCTCTCCTCGCTGATGCAGGCCCAGCAGGTTCTGCTGCCCGGGCTCTTCGTGGTCGGCGTCACCTGGTACGGCGCGCACCTGGCGGCCACCGGGCGGATCGGCATCGGCACCCTGGTCTCGGTGTACGGCGCGACGGCCTTCCTGGCCGCGCCGCTGCGCATCCTCGGCGAGGCCGCGCACGCCTGGAGCGTGGCCCGGGTCTCCGCCGGGCGGGCCACCCGGGTGCTCGCGCTGACCCGGACGAGCGGCACCCCGGACGCCGCGCTGGCCCGCCCCGAGCGCGCCGACCTGCACGATCCGCTCACCGGGCTGACCGCCCGCGCGGGCGAGCTGACCGCCGTGGTCTGCGGCGACCCGGACTTCGCCGGGGAGCTCGCCGAGCGCCTCGGCGGCCACGTCCCGCCGGCCGAGGGGGACGCGCCGGCGCCCGAGCAGCACGCCGTGCGGCTCGGCGGGACCTCGCTGGACGCCGTGCCACTGGCCGAGGCCCGTGCCGCGGTACTGGTCCACGACAAGGAGCCGGTGCTGCTCTCCGGCACGCTGGCCGAGTTGCTGGACGTGCCCGCCTCGGGCCGGATCGAGCCCGCCGAGGCACTGGCCGCCGCCCGCGCCGAGGACGTGCTGGACGCGCTGGTGGACGGCTCGCCCGACTGCGGGGGAGACCCGATGCGGGCGGTGATCACCGAGCGCGGACGCTCGCTCTCCGGCGGCCAGCGCCAGCGTCTGGCCCTGGCCCGCTCGCTGTTCGCCGACCCGCCGGTGCTCGTCCTGGACGAGCCGACCAGCGCAGTCGACGCCCACACCGAGTCGCGGATCGCGGCCGGCCTGCGCCGCAGCCGCGCCGGGCGGACGACCGTCGTGCTGGCCACCAGCCCGCTGCTGCTCGACCAGGCCGACCGGGTGCTGCTCGTCCACCAGGGCCGGGTCACCGCCGCCGGCACCCACCGGGAACTGCTGCACCGCGAACCGCTCTACCGGGCCGTGGTCACCCGCGAGGAGGACCCGGCGCCGGTGGCGGCGGTACCCGCGAGCGTGCGGGAGGCGGTGTGA
- a CDS encoding aldo/keto reductase codes for MSTIPTVSLNNGAHIPQLGFGVWQVPDAEATAAVRTAIEAGYRSVDTAAIYENEVGTGQAVAEAVAGGIRREDLYITTKLWNSGTADWTGEQGRDAVLRAFDSSLDKLGLDYVDLYLIHWPRPMHGSYLNVWKAFEQLLADGRVKSVGVSNFGPEQLTRLLEESSVVPVLNQVELHPHFPQRQLRAFHAQHGIATEAWSPLGQGKSLLSEPALVKIAEKHGRTVAQVVLRWHLQSGVIAIPKSVTPSRIKENLDVTGFELDAEDFAAIEGVETGVRLGPDPQGFDWN; via the coding sequence GTGAGCACCATCCCCACCGTCTCGCTCAACAACGGGGCGCACATCCCGCAGCTCGGCTTCGGCGTCTGGCAGGTCCCTGACGCCGAGGCGACGGCCGCGGTCCGCACGGCGATCGAGGCGGGCTACCGTTCCGTCGACACCGCCGCGATCTACGAGAACGAGGTCGGCACCGGCCAGGCGGTCGCGGAGGCGGTCGCCGGCGGCATCCGCCGCGAGGACCTCTACATCACCACCAAGCTGTGGAACTCGGGCACCGCCGACTGGACGGGCGAGCAGGGCCGCGACGCGGTGCTCAGGGCCTTCGACAGCTCGCTCGACAAGCTGGGCCTGGACTACGTCGACCTGTACCTGATCCACTGGCCGCGGCCCATGCACGGCAGCTACCTCAACGTGTGGAAGGCCTTCGAGCAGCTGCTCGCGGACGGCCGGGTGAAGTCGGTGGGCGTCTCGAACTTCGGCCCCGAGCAGCTGACCCGCCTGCTGGAGGAGTCCTCCGTGGTGCCGGTGCTCAACCAGGTCGAGCTGCACCCGCACTTCCCGCAGCGCCAGCTGCGCGCCTTCCACGCCCAGCACGGCATCGCCACCGAGGCGTGGAGCCCGCTGGGCCAGGGCAAGAGCCTGCTGTCCGAGCCCGCGCTCGTGAAGATCGCCGAGAAGCACGGCCGGACCGTCGCCCAGGTGGTGCTGCGCTGGCACCTGCAGAGCGGCGTGATCGCGATCCCGAAGTCGGTCACCCCTTCGCGGATCAAGGAGAACCTGGACGTCACCGGCTTCGAGCTGGACGCCGAGGACTTCGCGGCGATCGAGGGCGTCGAGACCGGCGTGCGCCTCGGCCCGGACCCGCAGGGCTTCGACTGGAACTGA
- a CDS encoding MarR family winged helix-turn-helix transcriptional regulator produces MSARLQQSPGHLIRVAQQVHTRLWSEHVGADLTAPQFAVLLVLALEPGADQRTVGERASLDKATMAEMVARLVRRGLVLRRRDPADGRRKLLALSQNGAQAVREATGGVVRVQRTLFEPLSPEEQLEIVRVMARIARLEPAAVAVLTDARPMLDAQRAIGYLIRVGQQVHTKLWSEHVGSELTAPQYAVLDALELEPGADQRTVGELASLDKATMAEMVSRLVRRGLVLRRRDPSDGRRNLLSLSSAGQDLLHRSAAGVREVQRLLLSPLEEHEHEDALALLAKAARL; encoded by the coding sequence GTGTCCGCGCGACTGCAGCAGTCGCCCGGACACCTCATCCGCGTTGCACAGCAGGTCCACACCCGTTTGTGGTCCGAGCACGTCGGGGCCGACCTCACGGCTCCGCAGTTCGCCGTACTGCTGGTTCTCGCCCTCGAACCGGGCGCCGACCAGCGCACGGTGGGGGAGCGGGCCTCGCTCGACAAGGCCACGATGGCCGAAATGGTCGCCCGACTGGTGCGGCGCGGCCTGGTGCTGCGGCGCCGCGACCCCGCGGACGGCCGGCGCAAACTGCTGGCGCTCTCTCAGAACGGCGCGCAGGCGGTCCGCGAGGCCACCGGCGGCGTGGTTCGTGTGCAGCGCACGCTGTTCGAGCCGCTCAGCCCTGAGGAGCAGCTGGAGATCGTCCGGGTGATGGCGAGGATAGCCAGGCTGGAGCCGGCCGCGGTGGCCGTTCTGACCGATGCCCGCCCGATGCTCGACGCCCAGCGTGCGATCGGCTACCTGATCCGCGTCGGGCAGCAGGTGCACACCAAGCTCTGGTCGGAGCACGTCGGTTCGGAGCTGACGGCGCCGCAGTACGCGGTGCTGGACGCGCTGGAGCTGGAGCCGGGCGCCGACCAGCGCACGGTCGGCGAGCTGGCCTCGCTGGACAAGGCGACGATGGCCGAGATGGTCAGCCGGCTGGTCCGCCGGGGCCTGGTGCTCCGCCGCCGGGACCCCTCGGACGGTCGCCGCAACCTGCTCTCGCTGTCCTCGGCGGGCCAGGATCTGCTGCACCGCTCGGCGGCGGGCGTGCGCGAGGTGCAGCGACTGCTGCTCTCGCCGCTGGAGGAGCACGAGCACGAGGACGCCCTCGCGCTGCTCGCCAAGGCGGCTCGTCTGTAG
- the fabG gene encoding 3-oxoacyl-ACP reductase FabG gives MTEQSTAPRVAVVTGAARGIGAATALRLAADGYAVAVVDLEEAAGKDTVDKIVAAGGRALAVGADVSDAEQVRAAVDRIAAELGAPVVLVNNAGVLRDNLLFKMSESDWDTVMNVHLKGAFLMTRAVQKHMVDAGFGRIVNLSSSSAQGNRGQANYSAAKAGLQGFTKTLAIELGKFGITANAVAPGFIATEMTAATAARVGMEFEAFKAAAATQIPVNRVGVPEDIANTISFLAGEGAGFVSGQVVYVAGGPLD, from the coding sequence ATGACCGAGCAGAGCACCGCCCCCCGGGTCGCGGTCGTCACCGGAGCAGCCCGCGGAATCGGCGCCGCCACCGCACTGCGGCTGGCCGCCGACGGCTACGCCGTCGCCGTGGTCGACCTCGAGGAGGCCGCCGGCAAGGACACCGTGGACAAGATCGTCGCCGCCGGCGGCCGGGCCCTGGCCGTCGGGGCCGACGTCTCCGACGCCGAGCAGGTCCGGGCCGCCGTCGACCGGATCGCGGCCGAGCTCGGCGCCCCGGTCGTCCTGGTCAACAACGCCGGCGTGCTGCGCGACAACCTGCTGTTCAAGATGTCCGAGTCCGACTGGGACACCGTGATGAACGTGCACCTCAAGGGCGCCTTCCTGATGACCCGCGCGGTGCAGAAGCACATGGTCGACGCCGGCTTCGGGCGGATCGTCAACCTGTCCTCCTCCTCCGCCCAGGGCAACCGCGGCCAGGCCAACTACTCCGCCGCCAAGGCCGGCCTGCAGGGCTTCACCAAGACCCTGGCGATCGAGCTGGGCAAGTTCGGCATCACCGCCAACGCCGTCGCGCCCGGCTTCATCGCCACCGAGATGACGGCGGCCACCGCCGCCCGGGTCGGCATGGAGTTCGAGGCCTTCAAGGCGGCGGCCGCCACCCAGATCCCGGTCAACCGGGTCGGCGTCCCCGAGGACATCGCCAACACCATCTCGTTCCTGGCCGGCGAGGGCGCGGGCTTCGTGTCCGGCCAGGTCGTCTACGTCGCCGGCGGGCCGCTCGACTGA
- a CDS encoding LLM class flavin-dependent oxidoreductase yields MTDEMRVGVVLPTGAAQWDGSGGPRGLLGLGARAEALGFDSLWVGDTLLKPMIEPVTLLGALAARTERVTLGTAALLPAFRRPVQTAQALASVDLLSGGRLVVTVGAGFPGRSEREYAASEVPWERRFGRLDETVALWRQLWNSTGPSAFHGKVLHFDDLPGGLAPHRAGGPPVWLGGATPAALARTGRRYDGWLPYPPDHRAYGPGLAEVRRAAAEAGRDEGAVAPALYTTVLIAPDPAAGRKALDAYTRTTYGVPLEVAETIQCLIAGPVEHIARELGRYAEQGARHLVCRIGALDAAAQTEQLEGLAALLPALREPRDRAGSAETGRAR; encoded by the coding sequence ATGACGGACGAGATGCGTGTGGGTGTGGTGCTGCCGACCGGTGCGGCGCAGTGGGACGGATCCGGCGGGCCGCGCGGACTGCTCGGACTCGGGGCGCGGGCCGAGGCGTTGGGCTTCGACTCGCTCTGGGTCGGGGACACCCTGCTCAAGCCCATGATCGAGCCGGTCACCCTGCTCGGCGCCCTGGCCGCCCGTACCGAGCGGGTCACCCTCGGTACGGCCGCCCTGCTGCCCGCCTTCCGCCGGCCGGTGCAGACGGCCCAGGCGCTCGCCTCGGTGGACCTGTTGTCGGGCGGCCGGCTGGTGGTGACGGTGGGCGCCGGATTCCCGGGCCGGTCCGAGCGCGAGTACGCCGCCTCCGAGGTGCCCTGGGAGCGCCGGTTCGGCCGGCTGGACGAAACCGTGGCGCTCTGGCGCCAGTTGTGGAACTCCACCGGTCCCTCCGCGTTCCACGGCAAGGTGCTGCACTTCGACGACCTGCCCGGCGGGCTCGCCCCGCACCGGGCCGGCGGCCCGCCGGTCTGGCTGGGCGGCGCCACCCCCGCGGCGCTGGCCAGGACCGGCCGGCGGTACGACGGCTGGCTGCCCTACCCGCCGGACCACCGGGCCTACGGGCCGGGCCTGGCCGAGGTCCGGCGCGCGGCCGCCGAAGCCGGGCGGGACGAGGGCGCCGTCGCCCCCGCCCTCTACACCACCGTGCTGATCGCGCCCGACCCGGCGGCCGGCCGGAAGGCACTGGACGCCTACACCCGCACCACCTACGGGGTGCCGCTGGAGGTGGCCGAGACGATCCAGTGCCTGATCGCCGGACCGGTCGAGCACATCGCCCGGGAGCTGGGGCGGTACGCGGAGCAGGGCGCGCGGCACCTGGTGTGCCGGATCGGCGCGCTCGACGCCGCGGCCCAGACGGAGCAGCTGGAGGGGCTCGCCGCACTGCTGCCCGCCCTGCGGGAGCCTCGCGACCGAGCCGGTTCCGCGGAGACCGGCCGGGCCCGGTGA
- a CDS encoding helix-turn-helix transcriptional regulator, whose translation MDFPQALRERRTRRRLSQLELADRAGTTQRHLSFIETGRSTPGRELVVRLAESLELPLRERNDLLLSAGFAPAYPSGALGSPELAPVLDALEHILTGHLPYPAVVVDRYGELVAGNAAFGLLTEGVPADLLGPATNVYRVALHPRGLAPRIGNFAEWAQHVLNGLRREAERHPDQRLDALHAELRTYLPARAPAAAPLGFAVPLELHSRHGLLRLITTVTTFATAADVTLAELKLEAFLPADPATSAILAGLRAAES comes from the coding sequence GTGGACTTCCCTCAGGCACTGCGCGAGCGGCGCACCCGACGCCGCCTCAGCCAGCTCGAACTCGCCGACCGGGCCGGCACCACCCAGCGGCACCTCAGCTTCATCGAGACCGGGCGCTCGACGCCGGGACGTGAACTGGTGGTGCGGCTGGCCGAGTCGCTGGAGCTGCCGCTGCGCGAACGCAACGACCTGCTGCTGTCCGCCGGGTTCGCCCCCGCCTATCCGAGCGGCGCCCTGGGCAGCCCCGAACTCGCCCCGGTACTGGACGCGTTGGAGCACATCCTGACCGGCCATCTGCCCTATCCCGCGGTGGTGGTCGACCGGTACGGCGAACTGGTCGCCGGCAACGCGGCGTTCGGGCTCCTCACGGAGGGCGTACCGGCCGATCTGCTGGGCCCGGCGACCAACGTCTACCGGGTGGCGCTGCATCCGCGGGGTCTGGCACCGCGGATCGGGAACTTCGCCGAGTGGGCCCAGCACGTGCTGAACGGCCTGCGCCGCGAGGCGGAGCGCCACCCGGACCAGCGCCTGGACGCCCTGCACGCCGAACTCCGCACCTACCTGCCGGCCCGGGCCCCGGCCGCGGCCCCGCTGGGCTTCGCCGTCCCGCTGGAGCTGCACTCGCGGCACGGCCTGCTGCGGCTGATCACCACCGTCACCACCTTCGCCACCGCCGCGGACGTGACCCTGGCCGAGCTGAAACTGGAGGCCTTCCTGCCGGCCGACCCGGCCACCTCGGCGATCCTGGCGGGGCTCCGCGCGGCGGAGTCGTAG
- a CDS encoding phosphatase PAP2 family protein: protein MQAQTESSSAPSRPPAEQVTAYSAWPPLNRTQATLLGLTALAYLIVIAGVLLDTALVDLDWWARLARPYHRWPELEPLLSTWVVAGQRGPSAIAAGGWLVWRACRTHNARPLLVMGTALLLLNVTVGTVKIVTGRLGPHYAHYVGSAELFSGGTIFPSGHTANAVVTWGVLAYLAARWRRTGAVLAGATACSIGLTTVYLGTHWVSDVLAGWAAGLLVLLALPLAEPLLASAAVRIAAHRRARRPDRPHAGP, encoded by the coding sequence GTGCAAGCCCAGACCGAATCCTCATCGGCCCCGAGCCGGCCGCCGGCCGAGCAGGTCACGGCCTACTCCGCCTGGCCCCCGCTGAACCGGACGCAGGCCACCCTGCTCGGCCTGACCGCACTGGCGTATCTGATCGTCATCGCCGGCGTGCTCCTGGACACCGCCCTGGTGGACCTCGACTGGTGGGCCAGACTGGCGCGGCCCTACCACCGGTGGCCCGAACTGGAGCCGCTGCTGAGCACCTGGGTGGTGGCGGGCCAGCGCGGTCCGTCCGCGATCGCCGCCGGCGGCTGGCTGGTCTGGCGCGCCTGCCGGACCCACAACGCGCGCCCGCTGCTGGTGATGGGCACGGCCCTGCTGCTGCTCAACGTCACGGTCGGCACCGTGAAGATCGTCACCGGCCGGCTGGGCCCGCACTACGCCCACTACGTGGGCTCGGCCGAGCTCTTCTCCGGTGGCACCATCTTCCCCTCCGGCCACACCGCTAACGCCGTGGTCACCTGGGGTGTGCTGGCCTACCTGGCGGCCCGCTGGCGGCGGACCGGAGCGGTGCTGGCCGGCGCCACCGCCTGCTCGATCGGGCTCACCACGGTGTACCTCGGCACGCACTGGGTGAGCGACGTCCTCGCGGGGTGGGCGGCCGGTCTGCTGGTCCTGCTGGCCCTGCCGCTGGCCGAGCCGCTGCTGGCCTCCGCGGCGGTCCGGATCGCGGCCCACCGCCGGGCCCGGCGGCCCGACCGCCCGCACGCCGGCCCCTGA
- a CDS encoding I78 family peptidase inhibitor, with product MTEENTRDFPGLSVEAAEELARERGWAGVRLLEPGAMITMEYREGRLNLVVRDGVVERGWEG from the coding sequence ATGACGGAGGAGAACACCCGGGACTTTCCCGGGCTGTCCGTCGAGGCCGCCGAGGAGCTGGCCCGTGAACGCGGCTGGGCCGGCGTCCGGCTGCTGGAGCCCGGCGCGATGATCACCATGGAGTACCGCGAGGGACGGCTGAACCTGGTGGTCCGGGACGGGGTGGTGGAACGCGGCTGGGAGGGCTGA
- a CDS encoding DUF6343 family protein, translating to MRATAPRRWRSGSEPATARSDLKLRLLLSLTFTPFFALCTAGFAVLAARAAPDGAPSRGTLIGFAVACAVLTVVALVDLLVVLHRRQTEL from the coding sequence GTGCGTGCGACGGCCCCCCGGCGCTGGCGCAGCGGCAGCGAGCCCGCGACCGCCCGCAGCGACCTCAAACTCCGTTTGCTGCTGTCCCTGACCTTCACGCCGTTCTTCGCGCTCTGCACCGCCGGCTTCGCGGTCCTCGCCGCCCGGGCCGCACCGGACGGCGCGCCGTCCCGCGGCACCCTGATCGGGTTCGCCGTCGCCTGCGCCGTCCTGACCGTGGTCGCGCTGGTGGACCTGCTGGTCGTGCTGCACCGCCGGCAGACCGAACTCTGA
- a CDS encoding aspartate aminotransferase family protein, producing MPADPRTEPAPDRPAAGPAFDLAALLAERGAERYELHSRYLNPQLPRMLRTIGFDKYYERAEGPYFYDAEGNEYLDMLAGFGIFALGRHHPVVRAAVQQVMDLSLPDLTRFDCAPLPGLLAEELLSYTPGLDRVFFGNSGTEAVETALKFARYATGRRRVLYCDHAFHGLTAGSLSVNGESGFRKGFDPLLPDTAIPLGDLGALARELRKGDVAALIVEPIQGKGVLAPPPGWLRAAQDLLHADKALLICDEVQTGIGRTGEFFAYQHEDGVLPDLVCAAKALSGGYVPVGATLGKGWIFEKVYSSMDRVLVHSASFGSNAQAMAAGLATLHVMRDEKVVENARRTGDLLRERLAALTDRYELLAEVRGRGLMIGIEFGRPKSLKLRTGWTALQAARKGLFAQMVVVPLLQRHRILTQVSGDHLEVIKLIPPLTVTERDVDRFVDAFTDVMDDAHRGSGLMWDFGRTLVKQAVGSR from the coding sequence ATGCCGGCTGATCCCCGCACCGAACCGGCCCCCGACCGCCCGGCCGCCGGGCCGGCCTTCGACCTCGCCGCGCTGCTCGCCGAACGCGGCGCCGAGCGCTACGAGCTGCACAGCAGGTACCTCAACCCGCAGCTGCCGCGGATGCTGCGGACCATCGGCTTCGACAAGTACTACGAGCGCGCCGAAGGGCCGTACTTCTACGACGCCGAGGGCAACGAGTACCTCGACATGCTGGCCGGCTTCGGCATCTTCGCGCTGGGCCGGCACCACCCCGTGGTGCGGGCCGCCGTCCAGCAGGTGATGGACCTCTCACTGCCCGACCTCACCCGCTTCGACTGCGCCCCGCTGCCCGGCCTGCTCGCCGAGGAACTGCTCTCGTACACCCCCGGACTGGACCGGGTGTTCTTCGGCAACAGCGGCACCGAGGCGGTCGAGACGGCGCTGAAGTTCGCCCGGTACGCCACCGGCCGCCGCCGCGTCCTCTACTGCGACCACGCCTTCCACGGGCTGACCGCCGGCTCGCTCTCCGTCAACGGCGAGAGCGGGTTCCGCAAGGGCTTCGACCCGCTGCTGCCGGACACCGCGATCCCGCTCGGCGACCTGGGCGCCCTCGCCCGCGAGCTCAGGAAGGGCGACGTGGCCGCCCTGATCGTCGAACCGATCCAGGGCAAGGGCGTGCTCGCCCCGCCGCCCGGCTGGCTGCGCGCCGCCCAGGACCTGCTGCATGCCGACAAGGCCCTGCTGATCTGCGACGAGGTGCAGACCGGGATCGGCCGGACCGGCGAGTTCTTCGCCTACCAGCACGAGGACGGCGTGCTGCCGGACCTGGTCTGCGCGGCCAAGGCGCTCTCCGGCGGGTACGTGCCGGTCGGTGCCACCCTCGGCAAGGGCTGGATCTTCGAGAAGGTGTACTCCTCGATGGACCGGGTCCTGGTGCACTCGGCGAGCTTCGGCTCCAACGCCCAGGCGATGGCCGCGGGCCTCGCCACCCTGCACGTGATGCGGGACGAGAAGGTGGTCGAGAACGCCCGGCGTACGGGCGACCTGCTGCGCGAGCGGCTGGCCGCGCTGACCGACCGGTACGAGCTGCTCGCCGAGGTCCGGGGCCGGGGGCTGATGATCGGGATCGAGTTCGGCCGGCCGAAGTCGCTCAAGCTGCGCACCGGGTGGACGGCCCTGCAGGCCGCCCGCAAGGGCCTGTTCGCGCAGATGGTGGTCGTCCCGCTGCTCCAGCGGCACCGGATCCTCACCCAGGTGTCCGGCGACCACCTGGAGGTCATCAAGCTGATCCCGCCGCTCACCGTCACCGAGCGGGACGTCGACCGCTTCGTCGACGCCTTCACCGACGTGATGGACGACGCGCACCGGGGCAGCGGCCTGATGTGGGACTTCGGGCGGACGCTGGTCAAGCAGGCGGTCGGCAGCAGGTGA
- the dxs gene encoding 1-deoxy-D-xylulose-5-phosphate synthase — protein MSLLPAIKGPADLRQLPTSDLPLLAEEIRDFLIDAVTRTGGHLGPNLGVVELTIALHRVFDSPYDRIVWDTGHQSYVHKLLTGRQDFSRLRAKGGLSGYPSRAESEHDLVENSHASTALAYADGLAKATQLLGQHDRHTVAVIGDGALTGGLAWEALNNIAEAQDRPLVIVVNDNERSYARTVGGLAHHLSTLRTTQGYERFLALGKGALQRTPLVGQPIFDALHGAKKGFKDAFAPQGMFEDLGLKYLGPIDGHDIAAVEQALRQARGFGGPVIVHCLTVKGRGYRPAEQDEADRFHAVGPIDPYTCLPISPSGGTSWTSVFGSEMLAIGTERPDVVAITAAMLQPVGLAKFAEAFPERTFDVGIAEQHAVTSAAGLATGGLHPVVAVYATFLNRAFDQVLMDVALHRLGVTFVLDRAGVTGTDGASHNGMWDMSVLQVVPGLRLAAPRDADQLRALLREAVEVTDAPTVVRFPKADIGPAVTAQERIGGVDVLQRTGPAPEILLVAVGTTAPACLDAAALLLAEGFTTTVVDPRWVKPVDRALVELAAAHRLVVTVEDNGRAGGVGAAVAQALRDAEVDTPLRVLGIPQEFLAHASRGEILEEIGLTGTGVAAQTAAVAKRLLPTRGANQRHAG, from the coding sequence ATGTCACTCCTGCCCGCGATCAAGGGACCAGCGGACCTCAGACAGCTTCCCACGTCGGACCTGCCCCTCCTGGCCGAGGAGATCCGGGACTTCCTGATCGACGCCGTCACCCGGACGGGCGGCCACCTCGGCCCCAATCTCGGCGTCGTCGAACTCACCATCGCCCTGCACCGGGTCTTCGACTCCCCGTACGACCGGATCGTCTGGGACACCGGGCACCAGAGCTACGTGCACAAGCTGCTCACCGGCCGGCAGGACTTCAGCCGGCTGCGGGCGAAGGGCGGCCTCTCCGGGTACCCGTCGCGGGCCGAGTCCGAGCACGACCTGGTGGAGAACTCGCACGCCTCCACCGCGCTCGCCTACGCCGACGGCCTCGCCAAGGCCACCCAGCTGCTCGGCCAGCACGACCGGCACACCGTCGCCGTGATCGGCGACGGCGCCCTCACCGGCGGCCTCGCCTGGGAGGCCCTCAACAACATCGCCGAGGCGCAGGACCGGCCGCTGGTCATCGTCGTCAACGACAACGAGCGCTCCTACGCCCGGACCGTCGGCGGCCTGGCCCACCACCTCTCCACCCTGCGCACCACCCAGGGCTACGAACGGTTCCTGGCGCTCGGCAAGGGCGCCCTGCAGCGCACGCCGCTGGTCGGACAGCCGATCTTCGACGCGCTGCACGGCGCCAAGAAGGGGTTCAAGGACGCCTTCGCGCCGCAGGGCATGTTCGAGGACCTCGGCCTGAAGTACCTCGGCCCGATCGACGGGCACGACATCGCCGCCGTCGAGCAGGCGCTGCGCCAGGCCCGCGGCTTCGGCGGCCCGGTCATCGTGCACTGCCTGACCGTCAAGGGCCGCGGCTACCGGCCCGCCGAGCAGGACGAGGCCGACCGGTTCCACGCGGTCGGCCCGATCGACCCGTACACCTGCCTGCCGATCTCGCCGAGCGGCGGCACCTCCTGGACGTCGGTCTTCGGCAGCGAGATGCTCGCCATCGGCACCGAACGCCCGGACGTGGTCGCGATCACCGCGGCGATGCTCCAGCCGGTGGGCCTGGCCAAGTTCGCCGAGGCCTTCCCCGAACGGACCTTCGACGTCGGGATCGCCGAGCAGCACGCCGTCACCAGCGCCGCCGGCCTCGCCACCGGCGGCCTGCACCCGGTCGTCGCGGTCTACGCGACCTTCCTCAACCGGGCCTTCGACCAGGTGCTGATGGACGTCGCGCTGCACAGGCTCGGCGTCACCTTCGTACTGGACCGCGCGGGCGTCACCGGCACCGACGGCGCCTCGCACAACGGCATGTGGGACATGTCCGTCCTGCAGGTCGTCCCCGGCCTGCGCCTGGCCGCCCCGCGCGACGCCGACCAGCTCCGGGCCCTGCTGCGGGAGGCCGTCGAGGTCACCGACGCCCCGACGGTCGTGCGCTTCCCCAAGGCCGACATCGGGCCGGCCGTCACGGCGCAGGAGCGGATCGGCGGCGTCGACGTGCTGCAGCGCACCGGCCCCGCCCCCGAGATCCTGCTGGTCGCCGTCGGCACCACCGCGCCCGCCTGCCTGGACGCCGCGGCGCTGCTGCTGGCCGAGGGCTTCACCACCACCGTCGTCGACCCGCGCTGGGTCAAACCGGTGGACCGGGCGCTGGTCGAACTCGCGGCCGCCCACCGCCTGGTGGTCACCGTCGAGGACAACGGCCGGGCCGGGGGCGTCGGCGCGGCCGTCGCCCAGGCCCTGCGGGACGCCGAGGTCGACACGCCGCTGCGCGTGCTCGGCATTCCCCAGGAGTTCCTCGCGCACGCCTCGCGCGGCGAGATCCTGGAGGAGATCGGCCTCACCGGCACCGGCGTGGCCGCCCAGACCGCCGCCGTCGCCAAGCGGCTGCTACCGACCCGAGGAGCGAACCAGCGCCATGCCGGCTGA